A window of the Phycicoccus sp. M110.8 genome harbors these coding sequences:
- a CDS encoding alpha/beta hydrolase yields the protein MSLDASLALVEGPWEHRFVAANGARFHVAELGEGPTVLLLHGFPQFWWAWRHQMVALAEAGYRACALDLRGYGASDKPPRGYDTYTSATDVASVLRSLGASSAAVVGHGWGGWIAWSMPTLQPTVTRAVASLSMPHPLVFRKASFSHAGQLRANAYLGGLQRPFVPERQMTVHGGYVQRLLREWASPEGIWPSPEEAKLYSDAMALPFVAHSAAEYYRWVVRSQLRPDGWRFAARMRTPIRVPVLQLHGEHDRAVLPSSAGGSEAYCEGRFERHLLPGVGHFLPEEAPERVNRHLVRWLGDLG from the coding sequence ATGAGCCTCGACGCGTCCCTGGCCCTGGTCGAGGGCCCGTGGGAGCACCGCTTCGTCGCGGCCAACGGTGCGCGCTTCCACGTCGCCGAGCTGGGTGAGGGCCCGACGGTGCTGCTGCTGCACGGGTTCCCGCAGTTCTGGTGGGCCTGGCGGCACCAGATGGTCGCGCTGGCCGAGGCCGGCTACCGCGCCTGCGCCCTGGACCTGCGCGGCTACGGCGCCTCCGACAAGCCGCCCCGCGGGTACGACACCTACACCTCGGCCACCGACGTGGCGAGCGTGCTGCGCTCGCTCGGCGCCTCCTCCGCCGCGGTCGTCGGCCACGGCTGGGGCGGCTGGATCGCGTGGAGCATGCCGACGCTGCAGCCGACCGTGACCCGGGCCGTGGCGTCGCTGTCGATGCCGCACCCGCTGGTCTTCCGCAAGGCCTCGTTCAGCCACGCCGGTCAGCTGCGCGCCAACGCCTACCTCGGCGGGCTGCAGCGGCCGTTCGTGCCGGAGCGGCAGATGACGGTGCACGGCGGCTACGTCCAGCGGCTGCTGCGGGAGTGGGCCAGCCCCGAGGGCATCTGGCCCTCACCCGAGGAGGCGAAGCTGTACTCCGACGCGATGGCGCTGCCGTTCGTGGCGCACTCCGCGGCGGAGTACTACCGCTGGGTGGTTCGCAGCCAGCTGCGGCCCGACGGCTGGCGGTTCGCCGCCCGCATGCGCACGCCGATCCGGGTGCCCGTGCTGCAGCTGCACGGCGAGCACGACCGGGCGGTGCTGCCGTCGTCGGCCGGTGGGTCCGAGGCGTACTGCGAGGGCCGGTTCGAGCGGCACCTGCTGCCCGGGGTCGGGCACTTCCTGCCCGAGGAGGCGCCCGAACGGGTCAACCGCCACCTGGTCCGCTGGCTCGGCGACCTCGGCTGA
- a CDS encoding phage holin family protein: MTSPQDTPERTIGQLVADATHDVSTIVRSEIALAKAEITADVKKAGTGAGMFAGAAFVGLLGLIFLFHTVVAVLDIWLPEWAAYLITTALLFAIAGILAMVGRSQLKRMKGKPERTIKNAEQTIDAIKGAS, encoded by the coding sequence ATGACCTCCCCGCAGGACACGCCCGAACGCACCATCGGACAGCTCGTCGCCGACGCCACCCACGACGTCTCGACCATCGTCCGCAGCGAGATCGCGCTGGCGAAGGCCGAGATCACCGCCGACGTGAAGAAGGCCGGGACCGGGGCCGGGATGTTCGCCGGGGCCGCCTTCGTCGGGCTGCTCGGGCTGATCTTCCTCTTCCACACGGTCGTCGCGGTCCTCGACATCTGGCTTCCCGAGTGGGCCGCCTACCTCATCACCACCGCGCTGCTCTTCGCCATCGCGGGGATCCTCGCCATGGTGGGGCGCTCGCAGCTCAAGCGGATGAAGGGCAAGCCGGAGCGGACCATCAAGAACGCCGAGCAGACCATCGACGCGATCAAGGGCGCGTCCTGA